From Epinephelus lanceolatus isolate andai-2023 chromosome 5, ASM4190304v1, whole genome shotgun sequence, the proteins below share one genomic window:
- the kxd1 gene encoding kxDL motif-containing protein 1 → MVEPTASGVFCNRMLSMVNSEDVNAIIQAQRHMLDRFEKTNEMLINFNGLSNVRLQQMNERFLLHTRTLVEMKKDLDSVFRRIRTLKGKISKQYPEAFSNIHESPILEDDDDEFDPVPPSAATTIIAATSEQSTESCDTSPDVISPTVSRCSEDLSQEAPDTPTSDVLETAVLQDEGPDSVPAE, encoded by the exons ATGGTGGAGCCCACAGCATCTGGCGTGTTCTGTAACAGGATGCTGAGCATGGTCAACTCTGAGGATGTGAATGCCATCATCCAAGCTCAGAGACACAT GCTCGACCGCTTTGAGAAAACCAATGAGATGTTGATCAACTTCAACGGGCTGTCTAACGTGCGACTGCAGCAGATGAACGAGCGCTTCCTACTCCACACTCGCACCCTGGTGGAGATGAAGAAAGATCTGGACAGTGTCTTTAGGAGGATCAG gACACTAAAAGGGAAGATTTCCAAGCAGTACCCTGAAGCTTTCAGCA ATATCCATGAATCACCGATCCTGGAGGACGATGATGACGAGTTTGACCCAGTTCCCCCCAGCGCTGCCACAACAATTATAGCAGCCACGTCAGAGCAGAGCACAGAGTCCTGTGACACGAGTCCGGATGTGATCTCACCCACTGTGAGCAGATGCTCTGAAGATCTGTCCCAAGAGGCGCCTGACACACCCACCTCTGATGTCCTAGAGACAGCTGTCCTACAGGACGAGGGTCCAGACTCTGTACCTGCAGAATAG
- the LOC117261596 gene encoding endoplasmic reticulum-Golgi intermediate compartment protein 2-like, protein MRRLTRKKALGLVKELDAFPKVPESYVESSASGGTVSLIAFTLMAALAFLEFFVYRDTWMKYEYEVDKDFSSKLRINVDITVAMRCQYIGADVLDLAENMVASDGLKYEPVNFELSPEQRLWQMTLQHIQERLRVEHALQDVIFKAAIKEAPPVMSQSENNPSTLTACRIHGHLYVNKVAGNFHVTVGKSIPHPRGHAHLAALVSHDSYNFSHRIDHLSFGEVVPGIISPLDGTEKISPESNHMFQYFITIVPTKLNTYKVSAETHQYSVTERERVINHAAGSHGVSGIFMKYDISSLMVKVTEQHMPLWQFLVRLCGIIGGIFSTTGMLHGAVGFLVDVICCRFQMGVYRHLKEQPNSETSIPTVDDVQQ, encoded by the exons ATGAGGAGGCTGACCAGGAAGAAGGCTCTGGGTCTGGTGAAGGAGTTGGACGCTTTCCCCAAAGTTCCCGAGAGCTATGTGGAGTCCTCAGCCAGCGGAGGGACAG TGTCTCTGATAGCCTTCACTCTCATGGCCGCCCTCGCCTTCCTGGAGTTCTTCGTTTACAGAGACACCTGGATGAAGTATGAGTATGAGGTGGACAAAGACTTCAGCAG TAAACTGAGGATAAATGTAGACATCACAGTGGCCATGAGATGCCAAT ATATAGGTGCAGATGTCCTGGATCTAGCAGAGAACATGGTTGCTTCTGATGGCTTAAAGTATGAACCA gtCAACTTTGAACTCTCTCCAGAGCAAAGACTATGGCAAAT GACACTTCAGCACATCCAGGAGCGTCTGAGAGTGGAGCACGCTCTACAGGATGTAATCTTCAAGGCTGCAATAAAAGAAGCTCCTCCTGTTATGTCTCAAAG TGAGAACAATCCCAGCACCCTTACCGCCTGCAGGATACATGGACACCTGTACGTCAACAAGGTAGCAGGAAACTTCCACGTCACTGTTGGCAA GTCCATCCCACATCCCAGAGGCCACGCCCATCTGGCTGCCCTCGTCAGTCATGACA GTTATAATTTCTCTCACCGGATCGACCACCTGTCCTTTGGAGAGGTGGTTCCTGGGATCATCAGCCCTCTGGACGGCACGGAGAAAATCTCTCCTGAAT CTAACCACATGTTCCAGTACTTCATCACTATCGTGCCCACCAAACTGAACACGTACAAGGTGTCTGCGGAAACACATCAGTACTCAGTCACTGAGCGG GAACGAGTGATTAACCATGCTGCAGGCAGCCACGGAGTCTCAGGGATCTTTATGAAATACGATATCAGCTCTCTGATGGTCAAAGTCACCGAGCAGCACATGCCTCTCTGGCAGTTTCTTGTCAGACTGTGTGGCATCATCGGAGGCATCTTCTCTACAACAg GAATGCTCCACGGTGCAGTAGGATTCTTAGTTGATGTTATTTGCTGCCGTTTCCAGATGGGAGTCTACAGACATCTGAAG GAGCAGCCCAACAGTGAAACCTCGATTCCCACAGTGGATGACGTCCAACAATGA
- the sinhcaf gene encoding SIN3-HDAC complex-associated factor — protein MFGFHKPKMYRSLDGCCICRAKSSSSRFTDSKRYEKDFRSCFGLSETRSGEICNACVLLVKRWKKLPVGTKKNWNHVVDARGGPSLKITSRPKKIKSISKKARPSQISRLQKELKRNNSDAHSTTSSASPAQSPSYSNLSDDGSDTELSPGSSRSPVFSFLDLTYWKRQKVCCGIIYKGRFGEVLIDPHLFKPCCRNKQRQQQQQQQEEEEEEEEEEEDEDEEVEIEEGQVGVDVNGHKSQMEEEVKEMPRCKENAEPAQLCVTMTTPPARSMAAMEDGW, from the exons ATGTTTGGCTTTCATAAGCCAAAAATGTACAGGAGTTTGGACGGCTGCTGTATCTGCCGCGCAAAGTCCTCCAGCTCTCGTTTCACGGACAGTAAGCGGTACGAGAAAGACTTCAGGAGCTGTTTTGG ACTGAGTGAAACACGATCTGGAGAAATCTGTAATGCCTGTGTGCTCCTGGTGAAACGGTGGAAAAAGCTACCTGTGGGAACCAAGAAGAACTGGAACCAT GTTGTGGACGCCAGAGGAGGTCCCAGCCTAAAGATAACCTCCAGGCCCAAGAAGATAAAATCCATCTCCAAGAAAGCACGGCCGAGCCAGATCAGCAGGCTCCAGAAGGAGCTCAAAAGAAACA ACTCAGATGCTCACAGCACCACCTCCAGCGCTTCCCCTGCTCAGTCCCCCAGCTACAGCAACCTGTCAGATGATGGCTCAGACACTGAGCTCAGCCCGGGGTCCAGCCGCTCTCCTGTTTTCTCATTCCTGGACCTCACTTACTGGAAGAG GCAAAAAGTATGCTGTGGAATAATCTACAAGGGCCGTTTCGGGGAGGTGCTCATCGACCCCCACTTGTTCAAACCGTGCTGCCGCAACAAAcaacggcagcagcagcagcagcagcaagaggaggaagaagaagaagaggaggaggaggaagacgaggatGAAGAGGTGGAGATAGAGGAGGGCCAAGTCGGCGTGGATGTCAACGGGCACAAATCCCAGATGGAGGAGGAAGTGAAGGAGATGCCACGATGCAAGGAAAATGCAGAGCCTGCACAGCTATGTGTCACCATGACAACACCTCCAGCCAGGAGCATGGCGGCGATGGAGGACGGGTGGTAA